The Anopheles coluzzii chromosome 2, AcolN3, whole genome shotgun sequence genome window below encodes:
- the LOC120953366 gene encoding probable DNA mismatch repair protein Msh6, translating into MSKSKEKFTSSPNTLHNYFARSPASTKKPPGANPSTPTSALAAGPKAISSSSHQANSGTPKSSKAAVKKEIESAGKEKPPAFVKKEIESAGKEKRPAFVKPDADEGDEEPIGTQKKRRRILLLDDTSDNEEEDAGGRNNENKPNNNNNQEGYDEQTGTKRFALLATFERPLETAETSERQAGKGEKPLDGTDEGPVQKKIKLEALAEPHDEDPGAVLDEPTVWTHQKLDFLKPNKIKDIHGNRPSSEKYDNRTLFVPDSYLNTLTPAMRQWWILKSKNFDCVLFFKVGKFYELYHMDAEVGVTELGFSFMKGEFAHSGFPEAAYDRMSTTLVEKGYKVARVEQTETPDMMQERCKVERTTSKYDKVVRREICQITVMGTEVFGQQVTITANHQPRYMLAITESGRQGTAGCRYGVCFIDTSIGLFHLGEFDDDNQQSRLLTFLSHYPPVLVLHERAAPSEGMQRIFKTLLANVKREALTAGTQLWTGEKTLKYLAETVYGGSSSEGSKWPATLRTMLDETDSLGLTPKESYQLALKALGGCVWYLQRCLLDQQVLSLATFEEYVPLDENREATETIAKRIDDAARAKRFMVLDSITLNNLKIVGSEGSLVDRMDHCCSKFGKRLLYNWVCAPSCIKEEILQRQEAVTELIENVDLLQDVRQILGQLPDMERHLAQIHGFGLALRDHPARRAILYEEHVYGKKKMRDFIATLKGFQSLLPLPQMFASVHSQLLVRLTQKANSNPAGAFPSMEKQIEFFESSFDHEKALKSGSIVPEKGLDTEYDAIEQEIKDLNAELEAYLAEQSKFFGCTVKYFGNDKKRFQLEVPEGRAKKATGDYTLEGTKTGKNATKRFHTEETRRFLKQMMLLEDRRKSVLKDLARRIFERFSRDYDMWKGCIELVATLDVLTSLAEYARTEGLSCVPVLLSKDETIGGKSFIEIEEGIHPCLSSEAAENFIPNGTAIGGEGKANLVLLTGPNMGGKSTLMRQVGLLAVLAQIGSRLPAEACRMTLIDRIFTRLGASDDIMAGHSTFLVELNETSAILKHATADSLVLLDELGRGTATYDGTAVAGAVVHFLADLKCRTMFSTHYHNLVDSFHEDPRIALGHMACMVENEEGDDPTQETVTFLYRYTDGACPKSYGFNAAKLAGMPTAIIKRAYELSKTVEKEALKRKILMKLLKQAPQNEIKDLVVKLKSFQF; encoded by the exons ATGTCGAAAAGCAAGGAAAAGTTTACCAGCTCCCCAAACACACTGCACAACTACTTTGCCCGTTCGCCCGCCAGTACGAAGAAACCCCCGGGTGCCAATCCATCAACCCCTACGAGTGCGCTTGCCGCTGGGCCAAAAGCAATCTCCTCTTCCTCCCATCAAGCCAACAGCGGTACACCGAAAAGCTCGAAAGCAGCCGTAAAGAAGGAAATCGAATCAGCTGGCAAAGAAAAGCCCCCCGCCTTCGTAAAGAAGGAAATCGAATCAGCAGGCAAAGAAAAGCGCCCCGCCTTCGTAAAGCCGGACGCCGACGAGGGAGACGAAGAGCCGATCGGAACGCAAAAGAAGCGTCGCCGTATCCTGCTGCTGGACGATACATCCGAcaacgaggaggaggatgCAGGCGGTCGCAACAACGAGAACAAACcgaacaacaataacaaccagGAAGGGTACGATGAGCAGACGGGGACGAAGCGGTTCGCGCTGCTTGCGACCTTTGAGCGGCCATTAGAAACGGCTGAAACGAGCGAAAGGCAGGCAGGCAAGGGGGAGAAACCGCTCGACGGAACGGACGAGGGACCGGTGCAGAAAAAGATCAAGCTGGAAGCGCTCGCCGAACCGCACGACGAGGACCCCGGAGCCGTGCTGGACGAGCCGACCGTTTGGACGCACCAGAAGCTGGACTTTTTGAAGCCCAACAAAATCAAGGACATTCACGGGAACCGGCCGAGCAGTGAGAAGTACGACAACAGAACGCTGTTCGTGCCCGATTCCTATCTCAACACGCTCACACCG GCCATGCGACAGTGGTGGATCTTGAAGAGCAAAAACTTCGACTGTGTGCTGTTCTTCAAGGTGGGCAAGTTTTACGAGCTGTACCACATGGACGCCGAGGTGGGTGTGACCGAGCTCGGGTTCAGCTTCATGAAGGGGGAGTTCGCGCACTCCGGCTTTCCCGAGGCGGCGTACGACCGCATGTCGACCACGCTGGTGGAGAAGGGCTACAAGGTGGCGCGGGTCGAGCAGACCGAAACGCCGGACATGATGCAGGAGCGGTGCAAGGTCGAACGCACGACCAGCAAGTACGACAAGGTCGTGCGGCGCGAGATTTGCCAGATCACCGTCATGGGCACGGAGGTGTTCGGGCAGCAGGTTACCATCACGGCCAACCATCAGCCGCGGTACATGCTGGCCATCACGGAGAGTGGCCGCCAGGGGACGGCGGGCTGTCGGTACGGCGTTTGCTTTATCGACACCTCGATCGGACTGTTCCATCTCGGCGAGTTTGACGACGATAATCAGCAGTCCCGGCTGCTTACGTTCCTATCGCACTATCCGCCGGTGCTGGTACTGCACGAGCGAGCCGCACCGTCCGAGGGAATGCAGCGCATCTTCAAAACATTGCTAGCAAACGTCAAGCGGGAAGCCCTCACCGCCGGGACACAGCTGTGGACGGGCGAGAAAACGCTCAAGTATCTGGCGGAAACCGTGTACGGGGGCTCGTCGAGTGAAGGGTCCAAATGGCCAGCGACGTTGCGCACCATGCTGGACGAGACGGACAGTTTGGGATTGACGCCGAAGGAATCGTATCAGCTCGCGCTGAAAGCACTGGGCGGGTGCGTCTGGTATTTGCAGCGATGCCTGCTAGATCAGCAGGTCCTTTCGCTTGCCACCTTCGAGGAGTACGTACCGTTGGATGAGAATAGAGAGGCAACGGAGACGATCGCAAAGCGGATAGATGATGCTGCAAGAGCCAAACGGTTCATGGTGCTGGATTCGATCACGCTAAACAACCTGAAGATCGTCGGTTCGGAAGGCTCGCTCGTGGACCGGATGGACCACTGCTGCAGCAAGTTTGGCAAGCGACTGCTGTACAACTGGGTGTGTGCGCCGAGCTGCATAAAGGAGGAGATCCTGCAGCGACAGGAAGCCGTGACCGAGCTGATCGAGAATGTGGACTTGCTGCAGGATGTGCGTCAGATACTGGGGCAACTGCCGGACATGGAACGGCATTTGGCGCAGATTCATGGCTTTGGGCTCGCGCTCCGCGACCATCCCGCCCGACGGGCCATCCTGTACGAAGAGCACGTGTACGGCAAGAAGAAGATGCGCGATTTCATCGCCACGCTCAAAGGGTTCCAGTCGCTGCTCCCACTGCCCCAAATGTTTGCCAGCGTACACTCGCAGCTGCTCGTTCGCCTCACACAGAAAGCTAACTCCAACCCGGCCGGTGCCTTCCCATCGATGGAGAAGCAGATCGAATTCTTCGAAAGCTCGTTCGACCACGAGAAGGCACTCAAGAGCGGCAGCATCGTGCCGGAGAAAGGGCTCGACACGGAGTACGAtgcgatcgagcaggagatcAAAGATTTGAACGCCGAGCTGGAGGCGTATCTGGCGGAGCAGAGCAAATTCTTTGGCTGTACCGTCAAGTACTTCGGCAACGACAAGAAGCGCTTCCAGCTGGAGGTTCCGGAGGGCAGGGCGAAGAAGGCCACCGGCGACTACACGCTCGAGGGCACCAAGACGGGCAAGAACGCGACGAAGCGGTTCCACACGGAGGAGACACGTCGCTTCCTGAAGCAGATGATGCTGCTTGAGGATCGCCGAAAATCGGTGCTGAAAGATCTGGCGCGACGAATCTTTGAGCGGTTTTCGCGCGACTACGACATGTGGAAGGGCTGCATCGAGCTGGTGGCCACGCTCGACGTGCTGACGTCACTGGCAGAGTACGCCCGCACCGAGGGCCTCTCGTGCGTGCCGGTGCTGCTGAGCAAGGACGAAACGATCGGGGGCAAATCGTTCATCGAGATCGAGGAAGGCATCCATCCGTGCCTGTCGAGCGAGGCGGCCGAAAATTTCATCCCCAACGGTACGGCCATCGGGGGCGAGGGGAAGGCGAACCTGGTGCTGCTTACCGGCCCGAACATGGGCGGCAAGAGTACGCTCATGCGGCAGGTGGGTTTGCTGGCCGTGCTGGCCCAGATTGGATCGCGCTTGCCGGCCGAAGCCTGCCGCATGACGCTGATCGATCGCATCTTCACGCGGCTCGGCGCGAGCGATGACATTATGGCCGGCCACAGCACTTTCCTGGTGGAGCTGAACGAAACGTCCGCCATCCTGAAGCATGCCACCGCCGACAGtctggtgctgctggacgagctgGGCCGGGGCACGGCAACGTACGACGGGACGGCCGTGGCCGGTGCGGTCGTCCACTTTCTGGCCGATCTCAAGTGTCGCACCATGTTCTCGACCCACTATCACAACCTGGTGGACAGCTTCCACGAGGATCCACGCATCGCACTGGGGCACATG GCCTGCATGGTGGAAAACGAAGAGGGTGATGATCCCACGCAAGAGACGGTCACGTTCCTGTATCGCTACACCGATGGGGCGTGCCCGAAATCGTACGGATTCAATGCAGCCAAGCTGGCGGGAATGCCCACAGCCATCATCAAGCGTGCGTACGAG CTCTCTAAAACTGTCGAAAAGGAAGCGCTCAAGCGCAAGATACTGATGAAGCTACTCAAGCAAGCGCCACAAAACGAGATCAAGGATCTGGTGGTGAAGCTTAAATCATTCCAGTTTTAA
- the LOC120953380 gene encoding TOX high mobility group box family member 4-B codes for MEDNNMNVMSGETGSVIQVVQMNENVHTVQEQPLENVTIIHIQELEIVTQSEEQQKEHQPVPVSAVPQSLPVLPVPIADQPLLTNQQEFQEAMILEEHVQPTPKVLDVADLLEPKQQQLQEMQPSDPHPTQHSNRSKGQQQCIRPGCNNRAIESWEWLDEYCSQKCVIVHCRAIFAKFQQDNLSQDVPSAQ; via the exons ATGGAAGACAACAACATGAATGTAATGAGCGGCGAAACTGGTTCTGTGATTCAGGTAGTGCAGATGAATGAAAATGTACACACCGTACAGGAGCAGCCGCTAGAAAATGTCACCATAATACACATTCAAGAACTCGAGATAGTGACGCAATCGGAAGAACAACAAAAGGAGCATCAGCCGGTACCGGTCAGTGCTGTACCACAGAGCCTACCGGTGCTACCGGTGCCGATTGCTGATCAGCCACTGCTGACCAACCAGCAGGAGTTCCAGGAGGCCATGATACTCGAGGAGCACGTCCAACCAACACCAAAG GTCTTGGATGTAGCAGACTTGCTGGAACCAAAGCAGCAACAGTTGCAAGAGATGCAGCCATCCGATCCGCATCCAACGCAGCATTCTAATCGATCGAAAGGGCAGCAACAGTGCATTAGACCGGGTTGCAACAATCGAGCGATCGAGAGTTGGGAGTGGCTCGATGAGTACTGCAGTCAGAAGTGCGTTATCGTACACTGTCGTGCTATTTTTGCCAAATTCCAACAGGATAACCTATCCCAAGACGTTCCTTCGGCGCAGTAA
- the LOC120953374 gene encoding GPN-loop GTPase 2, with amino-acid sequence MQSGLVKLRTQAPLYGQLVIGPPGAGKTSYCHKMQQFLEKIGRKAVVVNLDPANDNMEYTSAVDIMQLITVQDAMEQFGLGPNGALIYCVEFLETNFQWLLDQLKALDCNYFIFDCPGQVELFTHNNALKNIFTKLEQLGYHLCTVHLVESHYCVEPYKFISCLLLSLHTMLQMGLPHVNVLSKADQLREHEAKLPFNVEYYTEVLDLSHLLECMDTSRMGKKFKQLNAAIVSMVEDYSLVSFLLLDTKREQSLLRLKNAIDKANGYVYGAGEEKNINTLLACAVGAETESDRMERDIDPYLS; translated from the coding sequence ATGCAAAGTGGCCTGGTAAAGCTGCGAACACAGGCGCCACTCTATGGGCAGCTCGTAATAGGTCCGCCCGGAGCGGGCAAAACAAGCTACTGCCACAAAATGCAACAGTTTCTGGAAAAAATCGGCCGCAAAGCGGTGGTTGTGAACCTAGACCCGGCCAACGACAACATGGAATACACCAGCGCTGTGGACATCATGCAGCTAATCACCGTGCAGGACGCGATGGAACAGTTTGGGCTCGGACCGAACGGAGCACTAATCTACTGTGTGGAATTCCTCGAGACAAACTTTCAGTGGCTGCTCGATCAGCTCAAGGCGCTCGACTGCAATTACTTCATCTTCGACTGCCCCGGCCAGGTGGAACTGTTTACACACAACAATGCGCTGAAGAATATTTTCACCAAGCTCGAGCAGCTCGGCTACCATCTCTGCACCGTGCATCTGGTCGAGTCGCACTACTGTGTGGAACCGTACAAATTCATCTCCTGCCTGCTGCTCTCCCTGCACACCATGCTACAGATGGGCCTACCGCACGTGAATGTGCTGAGCAAAGCGGACCAGCTGAGAGAGCACGAGGCGAAGCTTCCGTTCAATGTGGAGTACTACACGGAGGTGCTGGACCTTAGCCACCTGCTGGAATGCATGGACACGAGCCGGATGGGGAAGAAATTCAAACAGCTCAATGCGGCCATCGTGTCCATGGTGGAGGATTACAGCCTGGTGTCCTTTCTGCTGCTCGACACCAAGCGTGAGCAAAGTTTGCTGCGGCTTAAGAACGCGATCGACAAAGCGAATGGATACGTGTACGGTGCGGGAGAGGAGAAGAACATCAACACACTGTTGGCGTGTGCCGTTGGAGCGGAAACCGAGTCGGATCGAATGGAGCGAGACATCGACCCGTACCTAAGCTAA
- the LOC120953375 gene encoding alpha-soluble NSF attachment protein yields the protein MADNEQKAMQLIAEAEKKLNSSKSFFGSLFGGGSNKVEEAVECYQRAANMFKMAKKWSQAGSAFCEAANLHAKAGSRHDAATNYVDASNCYKKTDPNEAVNCLLKAIDIYTDMGRFTMAAKHHQSIAEMYENEANDLQRAVQHYEQAADYFKGEESTSSANKCMLKVAQYAAQLEDYEKAIQIYEQVAGSCLDSSLLKYSAKEYFFRAALCHLSVDLLNAQHAMEKYAQQYPAFQDSREYKLVKTLCEHLEEQNVDGFTEAVKEYDSISRLDQWYTTILLRIKKQANDNPDLR from the exons ATGGCCGACAACGAGCAGAAAGCGATGCAGCTGATTGCGGAAGCGGAGAAAAAACTGAACTCGTCCAAAAGTTTCTTCGGCTCGCTATTCGG TGGCGGCTCGAACAAGGTCGAGGAGGCCGTAGAATGTTACCAGCGGGCGGCAAATATGTTTAAGATGGCTAAGAAATGGAGCCAGGCCGGATCGGCCTTCTGTGAGGCGGCCAACCTGCACGCCAAGGCGGGCAGCCGACACGACGCGGCCACCAACTACGTGGACGCATCGAACTGCTACAAGAAA ACCGACCCAAATGAAGCGGTCAACTGTCTGCTGAAGGCAATCGACATTTACACCGATATGGGCCGGTTCACGATGGCTGCGAAGCATCATCAGAGCATTGCGGAAATGtacgaaaatgaagcaaacgatTTG CAAAGGGCGGTGCAGCACTACGAACAGGCGGCCGATTATTTCAAGGGCGAAGAATCCACCAGCTCGGCCAACAAGTGCATGCTGAAGGTGGCCCAGTACGCGGCCCAGCTGGAGGACTACGAGAAAGCGATACAGATCTACGAGCAGGTGGCCGGCTCGTGCCTCGACAGCTCGCTGCTGAAGTACAGCGCCAAAGAGTACTTCTTCCGTGCGGCCCTGTGCCATCTGAGCGTGGATCTGCTGAACGCTCAGCACGCGATGGAGAAATACGCACAACAGTACCCGGCATTCCAGGACTCGCGAGAGTACAAGCTAGTAAAG ACGCTGTGCGAACATTTGGAGGAACAAAACGTGGATGGGTTCACTGAAGCGGTCAAGGAGTACGACAGCATCTCCAGGCTGGACCAGTGGTACACCACGATCCTGTTGCGAATCAAGAAGCAGGCCAACGACAATCCGGATCTGCGATAA
- the LOC120953370 gene encoding broad-complex core protein isoforms 1/2/3/4/5, which produces MDTANTHPLGGRPSSCTGGGGVGGGGGGGGGGGGGRMPGAAGSSSPQQFCLRWHNHQASLLSSLPLLLDQSHLTDVTLMAEGQKIKAHRVVLSACSTFFSELFRTLDGTQYPVVVLPGASYHAVAALITFMYSGEVNVYEAQISVLLSLAETLGIKGLADFNSNPNKSSTPSTEASSSRDSDVPSPYHSMKVSSPVDNYFARPYAFGADLFEMRHGAQALNLITNAGGSNGAAASNSAPGTGSAPHSEGFTGNNAAHTIAANLSTSKSGDLYARFEAERNEQMSAEALCKLNELNLHAESALLKEKQQQHHLNRSATPVRLAGYAQQHANSPHNTTAAGDARSVDESALFGSFGNDNGRDCKLSANGPLLLGLKLKEEDLSDSMHHHQLNQSYGSVPSTPTAQTPGLEDAGRVSQPNAATRKTLAAQDTATSKRKKLEQITESLIETLKQSTESGNKLPLHLFSKPPTVTPVSSTQNPYLAHHHFLTNESASKTPENFSLESSHPNAASNANALRASPSIATATTLGTAASPTTTAPPGTGSLLALTPSSSPASANENLIKTLHITHPAQVAALQQQQQQQSSQQSATQKPPSSKLYATCVICNKQLSNQYNLRVHLETHQNVRYACQVCSHVSRSKDALRKHVSYRHPGTPSPCDPDTKRKRSKGNAYSQLAKQDGLAEQQAAAILNHHQQQQQQQQASNLLANLTAQGPLPSFLQSIAAHNKSAALLFNQTVSVAALAQAGQACNPATSTTPPAPTGGPAELGATPGKRDATTGATGSGETDGVEERPKSAPDGKVDDSKPDDHPSATTKQSDKDI; this is translated from the exons atggaCACCGCAAACACGCACCCACTTGGAGGTCGGCCCAGTAGCTGCACCGGAGGAGGAggtgtcggtggtggtggtggtggcggtggaggaggaggtggtggaaGAATGCCAGGAGCAGCGGGCAGTTCAAGTCCGCAGCAGTTCTGCCTTCGATGGCACAATCATCag GCAAGCCTGCTCAGctcgctgccgctgctgctcgacCAGTCGCACCTTACCGACGTGACGCTGATGGCGGAGGGGCAGAAAATTAAGGCGCACCGGGTCGTCCTGAGCGCCTGCAGCACGTTCTTCTCCGAGCTGTTCCGCACGCTCGATGGCACCCAGTacccggtggtggtgctgccgggCGCATCGTACCACGCCGTCGCCGCGCTGATCACGTTCATGTACTCGGGCGAGGTGAACGTGTACGAGGCGCAGATATCCGTCCTGCTGTCGCTCGCCGAAACGCTCGGCATCAAGGGGCTGGCCGACTTTAACAGC AACCCGAACAAATCGAGCACACCGTCGACGGAAGCGTCGTCGTCGCGGGACTCCGACGTACCGTCGCCGTACCATTCGATGAAGGTGTCCTCGCCGGTCGACAACTACTTTGCCCGCCCGTACGCGTTCGGTGCGGACCTGTTCGAGATGCGCCACGGGGCGCAGGCACTCAATCTGATCACCAACGCTGGCGGCTCGAATGGAGCGGCAGCATCGAACAGTGCCCCCGGCACGGGCAGTGCCCCGCACAGCGAAGGATTCACCGGCAACAACGCCGCGCACACAATCGCAGCCAATCTTTCCACCAGCAAGTCCGGCGATCTTTACGCGCGGTTCGAAGCCGAACGGAACGAGCAAATGTCGGCGGAAGCACTCTGCAAGCTGAACGAACTGAACCTGCACGCCGAGAGCGCTCTGCTGAAGgagaaacagcaacagcaccatctAAACCGGTCAGCCACGCCGGTACGTTTGGCGGGCTACGCGCAGCAGCACGCGAACTCGCCCCACAACACCACCGCTGCCGGTGACGCCCGGTCCGTCGACGAGTCGGCCCTGTTCGGCAGCTTTGGCAACGACAACGGTCGGGATTGCAAACTGTCCGCAAATGGGCCGCTACTGCTCGGGCTGAAGCTAAAAGAGGAAGACCTTTCCGACAGCATGCACCACCATCAGCTCAACCAATCGTACGGTTCCGTCCCGTCCACACCGACCGCACAAACGCCCGGACTGGAGGATGCGGGGCGCGTTTCCCAGCCGAACGCCGCGACGCGCAAAACACTGGCTGCCCAGGACACGGCCACGAGCAAGCGCAAAAAGCTGGAACAAATTACCGAAAGCCTGATCGAAACGCTGAAACAGTCCACCGAGTCCGGCAACAAGCTGCCGCTGCACCTGTTCAGCAAACCGCCGACCGTGACGCCGGTCAGCAGCACGCAGAACCCGTACCTGGCGCACCATCACTTCCTCACGAACGAGAGCGCCTCCAAGACGCCGGAAAACTTTAGCCTCGAGTCGTCGCACCCGAACGCCGCCTCGAACGCGAACGCGCTGCGCGCTTCGCCTTCGATCGCGACCGCCACCACGCTCGGCACGGCCGCGTCACCGACGACGACCGCACCACCCGGCACCGGGTCGCTGCTCGCGCTCACCCCATCCTCCTCGCCCGCCAGTGCGAACGAAAATCTGATCAAAACGCTTCACATTACCCATCCGGCGCAGGTAGCcgcgttgcagcagcagcagcagcagcagtcatcACAGCAATCCGCCACGCAGAAGCCTCCCTCGTCGAAGCTGTACGCCACGTGCGTCATTTGCAACAAGCAGCTTAGCAACCAGTACAATCTGCGCGTGCACCTGGAAACGCACCAGAACGTTCG CTACGCTTGCCAGGTGTGTTCGCACGTGTCGCGGAGCAAGGATGCGTTGCGAAAGCACGTCTCCTACCGCCATCCGGGTACACCGAGCCCGTGCGATCCGGACACGAAGCGGAAGCGCTCGAAGGGCAACGCGTACAGCCAGCTGGCGAAGCAGGACGGGCTGGCGGAGCAGCAGGCCGCAGCTATCCtgaaccaccaccagcaacagcagcagcagcagcaagcaagcaatCTGCTTGCCAACCTAACAGCGCAGGGTCCGCTACCGTCGTTCCTGCAGTCGATTGCCGCGCACAACAAATCGGCCGCCCTGCTATTCAACCAAACGGTGTCGGTGGCGGCACTAGCACAGGCAGGGCAGGCCTGCAACCCGGCCACATCCACTACGCCACCCGCGCCAACCGGTGGGCCAGCCGAACTGGGCGCGACGCCGGGCAAGCGGGATGCCACCACCGGTGCCACGGGTTCGGGCGAGACGGACGGTGTCGAAGAGCGGCCTAAATCGGCACCCGATGGGAAGGTGGACGATTCGAAACCGGATGACCACCCATCCGCGACGACCAAACAATCTGACAAAGACATTTAA
- the LOC120953373 gene encoding glycoprotein 3-alpha-L-fucosyltransferase A, which translates to MMRLSKVSPKKCFFLVLCFAVLILLVFNLRDKDWSTKSPHVLYARDEYQLEEANVRHEPSVTTVELAEVADQHGPGRDRGNNDDPLDYGRARSGELAKGEALTASDLPWYFSQGMRYPKPARRNRKTNKRLARLLPSETARGDRISNQLMFVPPNYETIKRKGKLKTILLYNGLSPWNVKAGRDVFLSSKCPVSTCSITAQREKASTADLVLYKDHYIPPSVPRSPYQIYMMYFLECPYHTQHVKYPDVFNWTATYRKDSDIVAPYEKWEYFDPRIRQVEQDRNYALNKTRKVAWFVSNCGARNGRLQYAHELQKYIQVDIYGACGTFKCSRSTAERCFEILDRDYKFYLAFENSNCKDYITEKFFVNALTRNVLPIVMGARPEDYEASSPQKSYIHVDEFGSPKELAEYLHLLDRNDELYNSYFKWKGTGEFINTYYWCRVCAMLHDEASFRRPKSYDDINEWWRGPGVCTNGSWRNFRARNPEKPMVADSR; encoded by the exons ATGATGAGACTTTCGAAGGTGTCGCCTAAAAAgtgtttctttcttgttttatgtttcgcCGTACTGATATTATTAGTGTTTAATTTAAG ggATAAAGATTGGAGTACCAAATCGCCACATGTGCTATACGCGAGAGATGAATACCAGCTAGAGGAGGCGAACGTCCGGCACGAG CCTTCCGTCACCACCGTGGAGCTGGCGGAGGTGGCCGACCAGCACGGACCGGGCCGGGACCGCGGGAACAACGACGACCCGCTCGACTACGGCCGGGCGCGGTCGGGCGAGCTGGCAAAGGGCGAGGCGCTGACCGCGAGCGATCTGCCGTGGTACTTTTCCCAGGGCATGCGGTACCCGAAGCCGGCGAGGCGCAACCGCAAAACGAACAAGCGGCTGGCCCGGCTGCTGCCGAGCGAGACGGCACGGGGCGACCGCAtcagcaaccagctgatgttCGTGCCGCCCAACTACGAGACAATCAAGCGGAAGGGcaagctgaaaacgatcctgCTGTACAACGGGCTCAGCCCGTGGAACGTGAAAGCCGGGCGGGACGTGTTTCTCAGCTCCAAGTGTCCCGTTTCCACCTGCAGCATTACGGCGCAGCGGGAAAAGGCCTCGACGGCCGATCTGGTGCTGTACAAGGACCACTACATACCGCCGTCGGTGCCGCGGTCGCCGTACCAGATCTACATGATGTACTTTCTCGAGTGCCCGTACCACACGCAGCACGTGAAGTATCCGGACGTGTTCAACTGGACCGCCACGTATAG gaaaGACAGCGATATTGTCGCACCGTACGAAAAGTGGGAATACTTCGATCCTCGCATACGGCAGGTGGAGCAGGATCGCAACTACGCGCTCAACAAGACGCGCAAGGTGGCCTGGTTCGTTTCCAACTGTGGCGCGCGCAACGGGCGCCTTCAGTATGCTCACGAGCTCCAGAAGTACATTCAG GTCGATATCTATGGTGCCTGCGGGACGTTCAAGTGCTCCCGCAGCACGGCGGAACGGTGCTTCGAGATACTGGACCGTGACTACAAGTTCTACCTTGCCTTCGAGAACTCCAACTGCAAGGACTACATCACGGAGAAGTTCTTCGTCAATGCCTTAACGCGCAACGTGCTGCCGATCGTGATGGGCGCCCGGCCCGAGGACTACGAGGCGAGCTCGCCCCAGAAGTCCTACATCCACGTGGACGAGTTCGGCTCGCCGAAGGAGCTGGCCGAGTATCTGCACCTGCTCGACCGGAACGACGAGCTGTACAACTCGTACTTCAAGTGGAAGGGTACGGGCGAGTTCATCAACACGTACTACTGGTGCCGGGTCTGCGCCATGCTGCACGATGAGGCCTCCTTCCGGCGGCCCAAATCGTACGACGACATCAACGAGTGGTGGCGCGGACCGGGCGTCTGCACCAACGGCTCCTGGCGCAATTTCCGGGCGCGCAATCCCGAGAAACCGATGGTGGCCGACAGCCGATGA